A single genomic interval of Eurosta solidaginis isolate ZX-2024a chromosome 3, ASM4086904v1, whole genome shotgun sequence harbors:
- the VhaAC45 gene encoding V-type proton ATPase subunit S1, translating to MMLKFVFLTAAFAIGVAYAVNVPVVLIGAEGPTIPSLPTVKNEQFASILTPLAAEHMIAVIQEEGLSVHDFMCKSNRTEQHQSCYAYLQSVSPKTFYRSVENPVQVLEAIDPNYETFAISKGGKLETPLKCKAGRVVFLRFSEEDTGLGREDTLEAHDYAIANLMKQQISCPTIYLYTSSSGAVTTEDITAHKRSRRALSVGETAAPDGGTIFYTPKFQIFYTTLAVQTGTDPPKQKTIANMNVADHNNTDFTVTLTSADGADTITFDIELVSQYYYMKHLTYNKENIFRTDAINAPTTFSYYCGNLTVTSPTGVKLLWNSLQLQAPFSSKVTPAGNNYFKFGESWNCVGFVTPAILAGLFVVAILLAIMFAGICWMLDINTMDRFDDPKGKTITINANE from the exons ATGATGTTGAAATTTGTCTTTCTGACAGCAGCCTTTGCCATTGGTGTGGCTTATGCAGTGAACGTGCCTGTTGTGTTGATTGGAGCAGAAGG GCCGACAATACCATCACTGCCCACAGTTAAAAATGAACAATTCGCTAGTATATTAACACCATTGGCTGCAGAGCACATGATTGCTGTGATACAAGAGGAGGGC TTATCTGTTCATGATTTCATGTGCAAGAGTAACCGTACTGAGCAACATCAATCGTGTTATGCATATCTACAAAGTGTCTCGCCTAAAACTTTCTATCGCAGCGTGGAGAATCCTGTACAAGTTTTAGAGGCAATCGATCCTAACTACGAAACTTTTGCTATTTCTAAAGGAGGAAAACTTGAAACGCCTCTAAAATGTAAAGCAGGCAGAGTCGTATTTTTGCGTTTTAGTGAGGAAGATACTGGCTTAGGTCGTGAGGATACATTGGAAGCGCATG ATTACGCCATTGCAAATCTAATGAAGCAACAAATATCCTGCCCAACAATCTATTTGTATACGTCTTCCTCCGGAGCAGTAACAACAGAGGACATTACTGCGCATAAACGTTCACGTCGTGCACTTTCTGTTGGAGAAACTGCAGCACCAGACGGTGGTACTATATTCTATACACCAAAGTTCCAGATTTTCTATACCACCTTAGCAGTACAGACCGGCACTGACCCTCCGAAACAAAAAACTATTGCCAACATGAATGTTGCAGATCACAATAACACAGATTTTACAGTTACACTCACTAGCGCTGATGGTGCAGATACAATCACTTTTGATATTGAATTAGTATCACAATATTATTACATGAAACACTTGACTTATAATAAGGAGAATATTTTTCGCACTGATGCTATAAATGCACCAACTACATTCTCTTATTATTGTGGCAATCTAACCGTTACTTCGCCTACGGGcgttaaactgctttggaattcTTTGCAACTTCAAGCACCTTTCAGTAGCAAAGTTACTCCAGCGGGTAATAATTATTTCAAATTCGGTGAATCATGGAATTGTGTAGGCTTCGTTACACCAGCTATACTCGCTGGTCTCTTTGTAGTGGCAATTTTGTTAGCAATTATGTTCGCTGGCATTTGTTGGATGTTGGATATTAATACAATGGATCGCTTCGATGATCCTAAAGGCAAGACAATTACAATAAATGCTAATGAGTGA